A single Colias croceus chromosome 10, ilColCroc2.1 DNA region contains:
- the LOC123694876 gene encoding uncharacterized protein LOC123694876: MADSLAKSATQVGCNTHFSNYSQDLVPLSKLRLDGKWLNLWQESSRTKGKFYWDIQPIIPHKPWFFRFRKFDKLVTSTICRLRFGHACTPVHLAKIRVRDHSICECGLDEAAPS, encoded by the exons ATGGCTGACTCTTTGGCTAAGTCTGCTACGCAAGTGGGTTGCAATACTCACTTCAGTAATTATAGTCAAGACCTTGTTCCACTATCAAAATTGCGCTTGGATGGGAAGTGGTTGAATCTTTGGCAAGAGTCCAGCCGCACAAAAGGTAAATTCTATTGGGATATTCAGCCTATTATTCCACACAAACCGTGGTTTTTCCGTTTTCGCAAATTTGACAAACTAGTAACATCCACTATCTGTCGACTCCGCTTCGGCCATGCTTGTACTCCTGTCCACCTGGCGAAAATTAGAGTACGTGATCACTCTATTTGTGAGTGTGGATTGGATGAAG CCGCTCCAAGTTGA